The segment GCTAGGAGCTCCTTTGGACACGCCTGATATGCTTTAATACAAATATCGGCCGTGAGTCCATCCTCTCCTGGGGCCTTCTTGGGACTCATATCCATCAGAACACCCTCTACCTCTTCTGCAGTGAAATTGATAATGCACTTCTGTCCGTTTTCTATAATCCCCTGAATCTGCTGTTTTACCTTATTTCTAAGTGAACTTTGCACGGTCGTATCTGAAGAGGCATCATCAAGTGGGTAGAAAGTTTCTGCTAGCAAATCCGCAGACTGTTGGGGGTCCAAAATTGTATCTGTTGTAGGAGATCTCAGCAATTTATCTTCACTGTGCTTACTATCCTTTTTGAGTATACGATAGATGTTCTGCCACATGGTATCCTTGTGCTGACGAGTACAAAAATTCTTCCAGCTGCTGGTTATTGTATTCAGGATCTGTTCCTTGTATTCCGCCAGGGCTGTAAGATACTCATCCACTACAAAAGGTCTCCTTCGTGGATTTGATTTGGAGATCTTTCGCCTCCTCCTTAGAACTTCTGCTTTTTTATACGTGAGCGCTGGTGTCCACCATTCACTCTTACCTAATTTTACACTGGCTGAAATCCTGGGGATAGTCATCTCACAGGCCTTTTCAATACTATTTACGTAGATAGAGACTAGGTCCTCCAGTTCAGCCGTAGTTTGTATCCTTTGAATATTTTCAATGTTAATTGATCCTTCAGCCAGTTGAGAATTCAAGGCAGCAGTGAACGCTCCCCAGTCCGCTTTAGATGTGTTGTATCTTCTGGTAGAATTCCTTTGGGCCTTACCGGACTTGTTTCTGTCAAAGGTCAGATTGAATTGGATGCCTCTATGGTCAGATAGCGTGACCATTTGTAAATCGACATGCCAATTATTGACTTTGTGTAGTAGTTCATGGCTCGCAAAGGTCACGTCCACTATGCTACTGTATATTCGGTTGTTTCTGATCGCAAAGAAGGTTGGTTCATTGCCTTCATTTAAGACAGTCAGGTTGAAGCGAGCTAGAGATTGGATCACAGCAGAGCCCCTAGCGTCTTCCTCCTCACAGCCCCACCAGGGACTCCTAGCATTGATATCGCCACCGATGATGATATTCGGCGTACCGAGGTTATTGACCACTGTCGCGATGAAGTCTAGGTCCATATCAATGTCCGCATCTTTTTCTAGATAGACGGAGACAAAGCCTACCAGGACACCGTTAACCCTAGCCTTGCATGCCACAATATTCTCCGTAATTAATTCTGGATTCACGATTAAGTGTAAGCTACGGTCAGTGACAAGAACTGCCGACTTAACTGGTTTGGATCGGTCCATGGTGTCTTTCTGGATAACTCTGcagttacatttaatttgtgcGTCCGAGCCCACATACGGTTCTTGAACTAATAAAATAGCGATTTGGAGGTCGTAAGCAGCTTGAAGGCATTCTTTTTGGGCAGCATATCCCCTGCCCAAGTTTATTTGCGCTACTTTTAGTTGATCAATTCCCCTAGTAGTAGAGCTAGGGCTCTGAGGTTCTGAGAGCTGTGAGTCTAATACTCCCTCGTTATTGTCCTGGCTGCCCGTATCAGCAATATGAGACCGAACTTCTAGCTATTCGGTCCCATTTCTGCCATTCCGGGCAGCTTTGACTATAAGCTCCGTGGGTGCAGGTCTCTGGCTTTTCCCCTTTGTTTGAGCAGTTTATGCAAATAGGGGTTTCCGCCCTTCTCGGACAGTGCCGCGTGTCGTGACTTCCCGCGCAATGTCCGCACGACTCCTCACCCCGGCACTCCTTCGAAAAGTGCCCAAAGCCCATGCACTTGTAGCACTGGACTATCGGTGATTGGTCTTGTGCTACAATCACCTGATAGCCAATTCTCAATCTCATGTCCAGGAGAGTTTTATAGAGACCAGGGGAGACCTCGATTATGACATTACTAATGTCTTTGGTTCTCCCTTTAGTTCTCCTCACTACTTTGATATTTTCATTCAGCAACACTGCTTCCCCCAGAGTCCCTGTATTTTGCCTCATGATCGCTTCCACCACCTGTGCATCCGAAGTGTCGTTAATGACCCCTGGAAGCCTTAGGAGCGGGCGTTTGGTTGTAATTTGCGCCACAGTTAACTTTTGAGAGGCGTCTTTCAGCGCTGTTTGCAGCTTAGACCTGCCTTCAGCTGAGTCGCAGGTCAGGACCACTTTTTGGTTTTTCCGTCTCCTGATGGAGCTGACCCCAACCCCTAGTCCAATGACGTCTACGCttgatttaattgctttaactaCGTCCTCACTGGTATCCCGGGGGTCGGCGGACTCCACCAGCAGAGGGAAATTCGGCCCTGGCTGCGTCGACGGCTTAGGTGTTTTCAATATTGTTGCAAATGTTTTCTGGGCCCACGGTGCTCCTTGCGGTTGCTCAGTGACCCTTGGTTCTTGCACCTTATTCTCCTCAAGGGTCATAGTGAGCGTTCCCACGTCCAATCTTAGTGCTGCTATGTCCTCTTGGACCCTGCGCATCTCCAGGACGGGGCATGGCGCCGTTGGGTCGGTTCCCACACTATATTTCTTTACCTGGTCCTGTAACTCATAAACCAAGTGTCTGACTGCCTCGACTTCTTTAAACGTGTGCTCTATTTTGAGCTTAGCCTCAGCCATCAGCTCCAGATGTCTTTTGTCTACTTCCAGGAGTGAGGCACCGTGCTTGGCCTCCATTTGCGCTAGCCGTCGCTCGTATCCGGCCcgctgtttttctttttcagcaaTATGTCGGTTACGAGAGTCTGCCAAGCGCAAGATCATTTCTTGGAGGCCGTGCAAGCCGCTAATGACATCCTCCCTGATGTCTCTATGCAAGTTTCTACTCTCCTCCAGCCTGGTTTTTGTTTTCTGAAGGAGAGTATTAGCAAGGCGAGGCATGTCATGCAGCGCCCCTCCACCGACGGCTGACAGATCCGACATGAAGGAGTCATCCCTTGCCTCATCTGCCGGCTCCTCGGCTTGCCGGACACT is part of the Maniola jurtina chromosome 24, ilManJurt1.1, whole genome shotgun sequence genome and harbors:
- the LOC123877532 gene encoding uncharacterized protein LOC123877532 codes for the protein MSATTSSSVSGRASAKPCSPAKQTRRLASMVRRANTKTSKGMASSKRPERDPTPEQAPPLRLRIPAPSEEDTDRDGGTCTSSPGSVGFESAAESPVAQAIGDSTEGIPSSAEFRSAESSPQTEGSRARRGSEGDIFHTTSTPIPIIEPGTSPAKPRSESSLLRIRAQLRAAAAAEIECSVRQAEEPADEARDDSFMSDLSAVGGGALHDMPRLANTLLQKTKTRLEESRNLHRDIREDVISGLHGLQEMILRLADSRNRHIAEKEKQRAGYERRLAQMEAKHGASLLEVDKRHLELMAEAKLKIEHTFKEVEAVRHLVYELQDQVKKYSVGTDPTAPCPVLEMRRVQEDIAALRLDVGTLTMTLEENKVQEPRVTEQPQGAPWAQKTFATILKTPKPSTQPGPNFPLLVESADPRDTSEDVVKAIKSSVDVIGLGVGVSSIRRRKNQKVVLTCDSAEGRSKLQTALKDASQKLTVAQITTKRPLLRLPGVINDTSDAQVVEAIMRQNTGTLGEAVLLNENIKVVRRTKGRTKDISNVIIEVSPGLYKTLLDMRLRIGYQVIVAQDQSPIVQCYKCMGFGHFSKECRGEESCGHCAGSHDTRHCPRRAETPICINCSNKGEKPETCTHGAYSQSCPEWQKWDRIARSSVSYC